A region of Polyangiaceae bacterium DNA encodes the following proteins:
- a CDS encoding ATP-dependent Clp protease ATP-binding subunit, whose protein sequence is MSGRRSLRIWLSLDRSGLVSARLIPRGSTFRAFVAAAEREEGALAELELGLSRALEEDGDVLEPFWWTEELRTGQVVVEVRPQTLAGKRPVIGKERIPITFGYAWAELAGDGAGYFVSVPRFGWSFVLEDLGMAAEVLRQTLSADLAGESARSVFEFREVKDERVLEWAPKRLGGKGPPKDPLAGYFDTLRAVAEDWTALARAGKLGAHFGSVASASLDALLGRGTKPSLLLIGPAGVGKTAWVKELARRMPRSGDALSETRVWSTSADRIMAGMQYLGMWEQRCLDLIAELAGEGHFLHVDHLVGLTRVRSNASSIADLFAPALESGEIALVAECSESELGELSATAPRLLSCFQLVHLAPPTPEWMARTIHERATRTGSPWRFGDEATRRLLRHLTLFRRDHAFPGKAFAFLDWLDRERPSAPRELTLRDTDRQFCRWSGLPERIVSDDERGDPEALADVLRERVVGQDAACAAAARVLSRFKAGIQDPDKPMGSLLFVGPTGVGKTELAKELARFMFGSPTRMVRLDMSEYLLAHSVTRLLSDQRGTDSLAQRISREPLSLVLLDEIEKAHPAVFDVLLGALGEGRLTTESGRLVDLSMTLIVMTSNLGADAVHLGFGAKEADAEDARAAVRAHFRPELINRLDEIVAFQALSPQALRRIVSLELGAAAAREGLVRRNLTLSVAPEVEAHLAELGYDPKYGARPLKRVIEEQVITPIAVEIARRPKLANARLRLELRGGAIQLQIG, encoded by the coding sequence ATGAGCGGCCGCCGCTCCCTCCGGATCTGGCTCTCCCTGGATCGGAGCGGGCTCGTGTCCGCGCGCCTGATCCCTCGCGGATCGACCTTTCGAGCCTTCGTCGCCGCGGCCGAGCGCGAGGAGGGCGCCCTCGCCGAGCTCGAGCTCGGGCTCTCTCGTGCATTGGAAGAGGACGGTGACGTGCTCGAGCCGTTCTGGTGGACCGAAGAGCTCCGCACCGGGCAGGTGGTGGTCGAGGTGCGACCGCAGACGCTGGCGGGCAAGCGCCCGGTGATCGGCAAAGAGCGCATCCCGATCACCTTCGGCTATGCCTGGGCCGAGCTCGCCGGGGACGGCGCCGGCTACTTCGTGAGCGTGCCGCGCTTCGGCTGGTCCTTCGTGCTCGAGGACCTCGGCATGGCCGCCGAGGTGCTGCGCCAGACGCTCAGCGCCGATCTGGCCGGTGAGAGCGCGCGCTCCGTGTTCGAGTTCCGCGAGGTGAAGGACGAGCGCGTGCTCGAGTGGGCGCCGAAGAGGCTCGGCGGGAAGGGCCCGCCCAAGGATCCGCTGGCGGGCTACTTCGACACGCTTCGGGCCGTGGCCGAGGACTGGACGGCGCTCGCACGCGCCGGCAAGCTCGGGGCTCACTTCGGATCCGTGGCGAGCGCGAGCCTGGACGCGCTGCTCGGACGCGGAACGAAGCCCTCGTTGCTCCTGATCGGACCGGCAGGGGTCGGCAAGACGGCGTGGGTCAAGGAGCTCGCGCGCCGCATGCCACGCTCCGGCGACGCCCTCTCGGAGACCCGAGTCTGGTCCACCAGCGCCGACCGCATCATGGCCGGCATGCAGTACCTGGGCATGTGGGAGCAGCGCTGCCTCGATCTGATCGCCGAGCTCGCCGGGGAGGGGCACTTCCTGCACGTCGATCACCTGGTCGGTCTGACCCGCGTGCGCAGCAACGCTTCTTCCATCGCGGATCTGTTCGCGCCGGCGCTCGAGAGCGGGGAGATCGCGCTGGTCGCGGAGTGCAGCGAGAGCGAGCTGGGGGAGCTCTCGGCGACGGCGCCGCGCCTGCTCTCGTGCTTCCAGCTCGTGCACCTCGCCCCGCCCACCCCCGAGTGGATGGCGCGCACCATCCACGAGCGCGCGACGCGCACCGGCAGCCCCTGGCGCTTCGGCGACGAGGCGACCCGGCGCCTGCTCCGGCACCTGACCTTGTTCCGTCGCGACCACGCCTTTCCGGGCAAGGCCTTCGCGTTCCTGGACTGGCTCGATCGCGAGCGCCCGAGCGCTCCGAGAGAGCTCACGCTCCGGGACACGGATCGGCAGTTCTGCCGCTGGTCGGGCCTACCGGAGCGCATCGTGAGCGACGACGAGCGTGGCGACCCCGAGGCGCTGGCGGACGTGCTGCGGGAGCGCGTGGTGGGTCAGGACGCCGCCTGCGCGGCGGCTGCGCGTGTGCTCTCGCGGTTCAAGGCCGGCATCCAGGACCCGGACAAACCCATGGGCAGTCTGCTCTTCGTCGGGCCCACCGGCGTGGGCAAGACGGAGCTGGCAAAGGAGCTCGCGCGCTTCATGTTCGGCAGCCCGACGCGGATGGTGCGCCTGGACATGAGCGAGTATCTGCTCGCCCACTCGGTCACGCGGCTGCTCTCGGACCAGCGCGGCACCGACAGCCTGGCCCAGCGCATCAGTCGCGAGCCGCTCTCGCTGGTGCTGCTCGACGAGATCGAGAAGGCCCACCCGGCGGTCTTCGACGTGCTGCTCGGCGCGCTCGGCGAAGGCCGCCTCACCACCGAGAGCGGGCGCCTGGTCGATCTCAGCATGACCTTGATCGTGATGACGAGCAACCTGGGCGCGGACGCGGTCCACCTGGGCTTCGGCGCGAAGGAGGCGGACGCGGAGGACGCCCGGGCGGCCGTGCGCGCGCACTTCCGGCCGGAGCTGATCAATCGTCTGGACGAGATCGTCGCGTTCCAGGCCCTCTCACCCCAGGCGCTGCGTCGGATCGTGTCACTGGAGCTCGGGGCCGCGGCCGCGCGCGAGGGGCTCGTGCGCCGGAACCTCACGCTGTCCGTCGCGCCGGAGGTCGAAGCACACCTGGCGGAGCTGGGTTACGACCCGAAGTACGGCGCGCGCCCCCTGAAGCGCGTGATCGAGGAGCAGGTGATCACGCCCATCGCCGTCGAGATCGCGCGGCGCCCCAAGCTCGCGAACGCCCGGCTCCGGCTGGAGCTCCGCGGGGGGGCCATTCAGCTTCAGATAGGCTGA